The Syngnathus typhle isolate RoL2023-S1 ecotype Sweden linkage group LG14, RoL_Styp_1.0, whole genome shotgun sequence genome segment GCGTgtcgatctcgattgtcgtcgtctacgggcgcaggtctgatgaTCATCGTTTCgtggcacggttgtttggggaatccaaaacgGCAATTTGCACCCTGGTGTTTGACACAcgttttggagtgacttttgctgtgcatctgaacctctgtgacttttttgtacaattcgggttccttttgcgggtccggcagctcagcggagatgtagcgggatacaaaatcacagatggctttgtctgaggattcctcaaatacaggggcacctttaacccatatgaggcaatgaatgtgaggacttcctctgtgctgaaactccaatcggtaaaagtagtcaaccacttcaccaatcggttgcgccggagagaggatcaaatctctgaacagagcttccacacgtttgtcaaacatgcgcatcgtcgtcaccggattgccgcgtagaatttcgcacttggtagcccagtccaatccagcaaaattcaccacttcaccttgttgcgctttgatggcagtgatgacctcttcccaacgcatttcagcagcagaaaatgtgcaaaagaacgtgggtgtacccagctgtcggatcattgcaaaaagatctttggtggttctctcccaataggctggcgtgcctctcagcgGCGTCATGAAGCGGACGgcgtctttgctgcgcaccagtttttcaacttgacgtttgtcctgaagcatagcGTTGGTAATTCTCCGACCATCTCGGGTAAacggtttacctttgcgtagctgtatTGACATGCTCGACGTCGCCTGGTAGATTTcggtcacaaactgagcaaagaacaagtaggtcGGATCCCtcgcaaaacgttcatccacgcaacacagtcgggttttgaaatacttgctcggtgtgagttttatcggtctctcttcatcgagcgtGTTTTGCCCGCTCGGgaactgcactggaaaagccatggcctcgagtttgggagtcttgaaaaagcttacagggttatttctttctgcaggagcaacagagTAAATGCCctcagtaaaactcataatttcctctgacacgtcACTCGGTTGGAGACACGATTCAAGTATAACTCCACCGCTAGGTTGATCACCATCTTCtagatttccttgttgctgattgACATTTTGTGACTCACCGTTCATTTCACGCAGAGCTTCAgtctcaaatctgtacatctcctccagggcttcctcattgtactcgatGTCGCTCATTTCCGCTTCATCTGAGCCGCTCTCGtcatcagtgagggttgggtcgcaaaggtccggatCGTCGCGGATAGTTATGCTTCTGTATTGCGGATGAATTTGCTTCAGTtttatcagagcgctcattagcttggaccaagtgacagtttgaaaaaactgatggcctttgtagcaaagccgtctcttcagtttcactctcaacatctgcgaCTTACTTCTTATCCTCGGCAAAGCATCGACTGTCTCCTGTACTTCAGACGGCACGCACACAACATTTccgcgaatggctcgttgttgacctttgggaagcggtacaattttggcaaacgctatgcatttggaaatgaggtgtctctctaaTATGTTCAATCCACGCAGTTCTGTTGGAATATCAGCTAGCGTGAGATTGTTTGCAACAGCgattgctggcattttaccatctttgagatgtgtgtggcaggtgtgacatatccactctagttttctttcagccggtACTCTACACGACGTATGACATTCATcgttacaaatatgaacaaattgtcccgtgagacaacgtgCAACAACATCTCGGTTCTGCTTATAAAGGAGACGCCGACAAGACTGTACCTGGTTGGGAAATaaggctctgtggcaaactgtgcaaacaaacgtgggtccattcttaatttggtctTTGAACAGGTCCACGGCTTTCATTAACACACATTCATTTTGCTCTCTACACAGCCGATTtatgattttgtatttttgtaaaatcgtaCTTGCTCTGGTCATTGTTTTATTACGCAACGAATCAGATTTTGTTCTCATAATggacctcatgatttcctgatgtttagcTCTGAATTCAGGATTGCTAGAATAACGGTGTTTAAAGTAAAAGCGCTGTCTAGAACTAAATCTAAAATCGTCATGATAACGCTGTGTAATATACTTGCGCTGTCTTGCTTTAAattcagggtcgtcacggtaacgttgcgttacgtagCTACGCCgtcttgcattaaactcagggtcgtcacggtaacgttgcgttacgtaggaacgttgccttgcattaaactcagggtcgtcacggtaacgttgcgttacgtaggaacgttgccttgcattaaactcagggtcgtcacggtagcGTTGGGTTCTGTAGGTGCGTCGTCCCATTCGAAAACAATTATCTGTCTTATAACGAAGTAAGAAGCGGgaatgatttttcttcttaaagaTAGGATCAGTCCTACAACGTTGTGTATAATAAGACTTTTGTTTTGTGCGAAAATGTACGTCTTGCTGATAACGCTTTGTAACATAACACCTCTTCCTCTGTCTTGTCTCTAAATTTTTACTGTACCTTTCCTTAtttctcagatttttattccttctctttagttcctgttttataCGTCTTTGTTCAGATTTGGCATTCAAATTTTCTTGTGCCTTCATTCGTCTTAGAAATTTTCTCCTACTTGATTTGGGAATTTTTGACAAGCGTTGGAGCTCTTTACCTGTAGTCCAAGAAACCACTTCACCATCGATCAACTCGTTGCAGTGACGTTGTTCACCAGCAGGTGTTGTAGAATCACTCATCTCCAAATATGAAGTCTCGGAAACAGCTTTGCTCACACAGTCGTCGTCAACATCCGCCAGCACAGATTGCAATGAAGTACATGGCACCATCTCAATGTCATTTGTAGGAACATCAATAGGTTCAAACTGAACCGGTACAAGCTCATACTGAGAATTACAGGAACATTCCAAACGTGCGTAGAGCTCTGTCAATTTATTTCTAAGGTCATTCAGATGCACgaaaagcatcatgacagctgtgcCATTGGGAGCAGGGAGGCCATCTCGTCCTCTAGAGTGGGGATCAAAATATCCGTACTTGCCTTGGTGGTCacggaaaacagcaatgcacgtCGTCTGCATAATCAGAAGAGCGCAACTGACCTCAGATGTCAAGCACTCAAGTCTGTCACAAAGGTTCAGAAAGAGCGCATCTCCATGGAAAGAGGTGAAAAACCCACACATTGACATACTCCTAATTAACACATGCTGTTTTGTGGAACTGCTTACAATCTCTGGAAGTTCATCAATTGTCAAAAAACTGTTTAGAAAGCATCCTCGGGCTTTCAATGCAGCCACAGTAAATGTATACAGTTCATTACCCACACTGAGAACAGCATCCAGGTCAGATGTAGTCACGTTATTTATATCCTGCAGGAAAGCCAGAAACGTTACCGAATTAGCCACACATTGACTGTTTCTGGATTGGCCGTATCTCGGATGGTCTTGGCTGTGAGTTGCCATCACATACATTACCAAATCGTGTTGCACTGGTACCGTTACAGCAATAGAAACATCAGCAGCAATCTTCTTCTCAGAGTGTAGTATATTGTTTGTTATCATTTGCTTGTCGTTTGTATCATAGTTGTTCATTTGCAAATCATTTGTAAGTCTGTCAGTTGCTTCAACAGCACGCTCATGCCGGGCAGAGATATCAGCAGAAGGTGGAAGAGGTGCTTGGGAGCGACGTCGTCGCTCCCAGGACAACTTCACAGACTGTGATCTCCTGCCCTTTTTCGGCATGTCGATCTGAAATGGGTTCAGCGAATTATGGGGCTTAGACAGAAGGAAGGCAGAAACAATAGGTAGAACAGAGACAAGACAGGGTATTGGGGTATCAGCCGCAGGTCAGCAGGATCAGCCAGAAGTCAGCTGGATCAGCCACAGGTCAGCAGGATCAGGTACAGATCAGTCGCAGTTCACAGACCTGTACAGAGAAAGAGAACAAATACAGCTAAGCCTCGATCTTATGCACACTTTGCGGTGCAGAATTTTGGGATGGCGTTATCCACAAAAGCTTGTTATACAGAATGTCTTTGAAGGGGAAATGATTCAGAGCCACGTATACAGGTGCATTGAGAAATCGATgtcacacccagatgcgtgtgtgacaatcattgggactttaaaaaaaaaaaattaattaaaaaagaaagaaagaaaaaagtcaaaatttgggtgcgtattatacatgtgtacaggcttttttccagcattgacatgccgtttttagggtgcatggggacgcattatacatggaaaaaaacggtaaataaaaacCATGTGCCTCTTTTTATGCGCAAATATTTCTTCACCAATATCATGACaataggggtgcccaaactttttcagctcgcgagctacttttgaaatgaccaagtcacatatatatatatatacatatataatatacatatataatacacatatacatatacacatatacatatacacatatacatatacacatacatatatatatattaaaaaaaaagtcctattcccattccctatgaaagtgatacttcttactatggccagctgccccatttatttttataacctttcttaagtttaagacAAAAAACAGGGTTCTAACAATTGAGGGAACTCACGATCTAGCGTGTTTGTTGTTAGCGCTGTTtgtacacgcgtcaagtgcggagagaagaggaaaaaataaataaaaatgatatcaCGCGATcaaccaatagtggcttggcgatcgaccggtctATCGCGATCGATGTATT includes the following:
- the LOC133167493 gene encoding uncharacterized protein LOC133167493, with amino-acid sequence MPKKGRRSQSVKLSWERRRRSQAPLPPSADISARHERAVEATDRLTNDLQMNNYDTNDKQMITNNILHSEKKIAADVSIAVTVPVQHDLVMYVMATHSQDHPRYGQSRNSQCVANSVTFLAFLQDINNVTTSDLDAVLSVGNELYTFTVAALKARGCFLNSFLTIDELPEIVSSSTKQHVLIRSMSMCGFFTSFHGDALFLNLCDRLECLTSEVSCALLIMQTTCIAVFRDHQGKYGYFDPHSRGRDGLPAPNGTAVMMLFVHLNDLRNKLTELYARLECSCNSQYELVPVQFEPIDVPTNDIEMVPCTSLQSVLADVDDDCVSKAVSETSYLEMSDSTTPAGEQRHCNELIDGEVVSWTTGKELQRLSKIPKSSRRKFLRRMKAQENLNAKSEQRRIKQELKRRNKNLRNKERYSKNLETRQRKRCYVTKRYQQDVHFRTKQKSYYTQRCRTDPIFKKKNHSRFLLRYKTDNCFRMGRRTYRTQRYRDDPEFNARQRSYVTQRYRDDPEFNARQRSYVTQRYRDDPEFNARRRSYVTQRYRDDPEFKARQRKYITQRYHDDFRFSSRQRFYFKHRYSSNPEFRAKHQEIMRSIMRTKSDSLRNKTMTRASTILQKYKIINRLCREQNECVLMKAVDLFKDQIKNGPTFVCTVCHRALFPNQVQSCRRLLYKQNRDVVARCLTGQFVHICNDECHTSCRVPAERKLEWICHTCHTHLKDGKMPAIAVANNLTLADIPTELRGLNILERHLISKCIAFAKIVPLPKGQQRAIRGNVVCVPSEVQETVDALPRIRSKSQMLRVKLKRRLCYKGHQFFQTVTWSKLMSALIKLKQIHPQYRSITIRDDPDLCDPTLTDDESGSDEAEMSDIEYNEEALEEMYRFETEALREMNGESQNVNQQQGNLEDGDQPSGGVILESCLQPSDVSEEIMSFTEGIYSVAPAERNNPVSFFKTPKLEAMAFPVQFPSGQNTLDEERPIKLTPSKYFKTRLCCVDERFARDPTYLFFAQFVTEIYQATSSMSIQLRKGKPFTRDGRRITNAMLQDKRQVEKLVRSKDAVRFMTPLRGTPAYWERTTKDLFAMIRQLGTPTFFCTFSAAEMRWEEVITAIKAQQGEVVNFAGLDWATKCEILRGNPVTTMRMFDKRVEALFRDLILSPAQPIGEVVDYFYRLEFQHRGSPHIHCLIWVKGAPVFEESSDKAICDFVSRYISAELPDPQKEPELYKKVTEVQMHSKSHSKTCVKHQGANCRFGFPKQPCHETMIIRPAPVDDDNRDRHAENRSAANAKLVPVLNLLNEPETSSMTLPQLLAKCELTGDDFVNCLHLTASSSSVVLKREPKDCWVNYYNRHLLLAWDGNLDIQYILNAYSCIAYICSYISKAEHGLSQYLKSVIENSRNENVNENDEMKQIMQAYSKKREVSAQECVARACGLHMKQSSRMVVFVQTSDNALKMSYPLSLLEGKTQDSHEVWMTGLPDKYKCRPQTEEFEVMCLADFASRCRIVYGKQVKGKNVLRLLNDMGFVQKRTEKPAVIKYCKFSEQKNPEEYHRTLLKLYLPHRADCQLKSERFPTSQLFHEHACVQLPYADHVERVSEIVKRNRKTYEGHSGDIEDAIRELEESGLNVNEWCHLAPESELQRLECIEEINARDDPTENAEENVPDYNVRSATRETAIVAEPAAIDPTVLRSMYRNLNRKQASVFYKVRDWCVKRVCSSKPIEQFFYYVNGGAGTGKSHLIKCIHAEATKILLRLPRLAEEADICKQTVVLAAFTGTAAFNISGTTLHSLLKLPRSLRPPYQGLGNKLDEVRAELSIAEILIIDEISMVSKDLFAYVSTRLKQIKGIDLPFGGMSVLAVGDFFQLPPVRQSKPLCVYDPTRLDHWRDNFKKITLTDIMRQKNDAAFAEVLNRLRVKDRSRELSEPDASLLATRYASPVTCPKNILHIFATNKQVDGHNSAMLNLLHKDVVQIDADDYKKDKKTGRMARQATPVRGPKNGLPDSIKVAVGARVMITRNIDVQAGLCNGTFAKVVQLVNYPNEARVQKLGLELDCVAKTRSAENSVFIDRQEERMQNTGVVRRQFPVKLAFACTIHKVQGMTTSEAAVSLKGVFEHGMGYVALSRVTSLSGLHILHMDERKIHANPEITAALAEMTEDSLDGVMPLFHVMPRVDKAKDLIVVHHNTEGLSCHVQDIACHHELRFADVLCLTETHLRGSAAACLEGYTMFHRNRSDSYTTCPDLATKLGGGVGICVKSHIAAQEKKYVQGVTDIEFVAVKLEAPINLLIAAVYRPPGHSLRAFLPSLGNLLRYLEVMDHHQILVCGDFNEDALSASYKPVLELFCSKGYTQLITTATTDKNTLIDLIFVSRPQCALYSGVLQTYYSYHNPVFCVLNTERVSFIWRKQFDPQWRPEVNILHKDLEDAKTSSVDQ